Genomic DNA from Taurinivorans muris:
CAATTCGGCTATAAGGAACATACCGTTTTTATTAACCGCCAGCCTATCCAATTAGCGTTTTAATGATTTTTCAATTTCTTGTTCCCATATCTCTTGCGGTTTGTATCGTCTTTGCATGGGGGGCGTATACCCTGCCCTTTTCCTCCAAAGGGAAATGTTTTTTCTTTGCGCTTAATGTATTTGGTTTAGCCTATATCATTCCCATCGGACCTTTTCTCGACCCCGCACGCTATTTGCCCTATCCGCTTGTTCTCGGTTTGGCATTGCTCAGCGCATTCGCCTTTTTTTACTTTTGGATAAAAATAATGCAAATAGGCATTGCAATAGTTTTATTCATTATTTCAATATGGTATAAAAAAACAAAGTCAATCCGGAATGCCGCTTTCACATCCTGCAAGGTCAATATCCTCCTTATTTCAATCTGTCTTATTACCGCCCCTTACAGCGTCTATGAAACGACCAAAGTTCCGCGCGTGAAACATGTGACGCTGAAGTATGAAACGCTTCCGGAAGAATTGGAAAATTATACGATAGCGCTGCTCACAGATACGCATACCGGCTTGATTTTCCAAGAAAAATGGCAGGAAAATATTGTGCGGAAAATAATGGAAGCCAAGCCTCAATTAATTGTCCATACGGGCGATATAGGCGATGTCAAACCGCAAGACATAAAAAAACACCTTGCCCCGCTCAAAAACCTTTCCGCTCCTGACGGAGTATACTATGTTTTCGGCAATCACGAAAACTACCATACGCTTGCATACTGGCAAAATTTTTTCAAAGAAAACAATCTCAATGTCTTGGAAAATGAAGCCATTCAAATCCATGAATATTTATCCCTTACCGGGGCGAGCCCGCGCCTGCGGAATTTTCCCGCTGACACGGCAGAACCGCTGAAAACCATTCCTACTCAAGGATTTAAAATATTTTTGGACCATTATCCGGCCAGCTTCAGAAAAACAGCTCCCCACATCGATTTGCAGCTTTCCGGGCATACGCACGGCGGAACAGTTTTTTTCCTCGCCCCTGTCGTCAAAAAATTCAATGCAGGCTTTGTAAGCGGAATATATGAACAAAACAAGGCGAAACTTTATGTCAGCAGCGGCACAGGAATTTGGACGTACACCGCCTTCAGGCTTTTTGTCCCCAGCGAAATCACGCTCATCCACTTGACAGGAAAAAACAATAGGGGTCACGAAAACCGATAAGCGACCGATTTTTTTTTCAAAACACGGCTTCCTGCAACCGCAGTTTAATGGCGAATAGCGATTGGTCTATTCTCAAGCAAATATCCGATAAAAACTGTTGATTTCATCCAATTTGCAATACTTACGGCAAACAGGAAAGGAAAAATATCAAATGGAATTTGTAAAAATTATTGACAACGATAAAACAAAATACATGGATTTGCTGCTTATCGCGGACGAACAAGCGGATATGATAGAAAAATATTTGTACCGGGGGGAAATGTTCGCTTTACGCGATGATAACGAAATAAAAGCGGTCTGCATTGTCACGCAGGAACAATCCGGCATTTATGAGATTAAGAACATTGCCGTTGTCCCCCTGTACCAGCGAAAAGGATACGGGCGAAAACTCATCTCGTTCATTGCCGATTACTGCAAAAATGGCGCGGAATTATACGTCGGCACAGGCGATACCCCTGCGACACTCCATTTCTACGAAAAATGCGGTTTTGAAAAATCCCACGTTGTCAAAAACTTTTTTACGGACAATTACGACCACCCCATATACGAAAACGGACAACAGCTAATAGATATGATTTATTTGAAAAGAAAACTGTAAAGCATACCTCCCGACAATAAATCAAAAGCATTTCCCGCGGCGGGATAACCATGAATTTTGAATGATAGTGAGGCGTTTTTATGAAAGAACATTCAATAAGATTATAATAACCAATAAAAAATATTCCGATATAGTCCGGGCAAGATATTCGGACAATTCAAATCCCCCTATGCCGGCAATGGTCAGCAAGATACGGCAAACAATCACCCTCGGTAATTCACAGCATTCCCCGCCGTTGCGGGCGTTTTTCATATTTCCGCCATTTCCTTTTAGCATTCAGCCAATTCTCATTTACTTCTTTTCCCCCATTCTCCTTTCAATTCCTGCGATAAAAAATGCAAATTTGCATTTACCGTTAGCAATGCGGGTTCAGCGTGACATTTGCGGCTTCCGGCGCATTTTATTTTTTTATCTCCACTTCCCAAAAATCAATGTGCCCGCTTTAAAGAAAAAAAGGAAAAATTTCTTTTTCCTTTCCTCTTTTCATGCAAAATTCACCTTGTTCTTATTTTAATGCATACATCCACACATAACATCAACGGGGCATCAATGGGGCTTGGAATTTTTTCCTGTCCAACTTTCAATAATAAGTTCAAGTAAAACAATACCTTGCACATGTTCAACATCAAAATATGCATTATAAAGTTCCGTATCCACTGCGCTGGTGTGTTTTTCGTTCTTGTCATAAAAGGAATTATGCTTTGTAACACATTGTAATGCATAAATTTTTTCATTCTCATCATCAATAATCCGCATAGTTCCGGTACCGCAAACAGACTCAAAAACCATGGAATAATCGCAAACGCTTTTACCTCTGTAAATGCTCACATCTCTTTCAATTTCAAAAGCGACATGAGGATTTTTCATAATCAAATCAAGCTTTTTTCCGCTCTTAGCCACATGAAAATAAAGGGATTTCTTATTTCCCTGATGGTCAAAACCATAACAAAGCGGCACAATATAAGGATATTTTTCATCATGGAAAGCCACATGGCAAATACGTGCATTTTGAATAATACGTAAGATTTCATCTTCGGAAGTGATTTCTTTATCTTTTCTTCTCATCGGCATACTCCTTATCGGTAAAAATGAGTATACAAAAAAAGCGCCGGAAAAACTAGCGCTTTTTTTATCATGAGCTTTTAAAATTTATTTTAATGCTTGCGTCTGTCGTTCAGCATTTTTACCGCGCAGAACTTGCCGCACATTGCGCAAACTTCTTCGTCCTTATGCGGAGCGCGGCGGGCGATAACAGCCTGAGGGTCAAGAGCAGCCTTTGTCATTCCGTCCCAATCAAGAGCTTTTCTCGCTTTGTTCATAGCGTTTTCACGCTCGACAGCATGCTTTCTGCCAAGAGCCAATTCTCCTGCCTGGGCTGCAATCTTGGAAGCGATGACACCTGCCATGACATCATCGACATTAGGCAATGCCAAGTGCTCCGCCGGCGTTAAATAACAAAGGAAATCAACCCCAGCCTGCACGCCAAGGGCTCCGCCGATAGCGCCTGCGATATGGTCATGTCCTGCGGCGCTGTCCATTGTAAGCGGTCCGAGCACATAAATGGGAGCATTATAGGTCAGCTGTTTAATAATCTGAATATTGGACGCGATTTGGTGCATGCGGACGTGTCCGGGACCTTCAATCATAGTTTGCACGCCTGCTTCACGGCTGCGGCGGACAAGCTGTCCAAGGGTTATCGCTTCTTCGATTTGCGCGGCATCGCCGGCGTCATCGCCGCCGCCGGGACGAAGCGCGTCGCCAAGAGAAATAGTGACGTTATGTTTCAAACAAATTTCCAATAATCTGTCATAATTGACCAAAAGAGGATTTTCTTTATCGTTGTCAAGCATCCAGCGGGCAAGCATGGAACCGCCGCGGGAAACAATGCCCATGACCCTGCCGTATTTAGGGTCCGTATCATCGCCGAATTGTGCGCCTTTGCGGGTAATGCCGCAGTGCAAAGTCATATAATCGACGCCTTGTTCGGCTTGCTTTTCAACTTCCTTGAACAGCATTTCAGGGTCCATGGAAGAAATGGGCATATCCTTGTCCAAAATTTGCTGCCCTACGGCATACATAGGCACGGTTCCGATAGGTTTATGCCAAGAAGCGATCATGGTTCTACGGATGGAATCCAAATCACCGGAAATGGATAAATCCATAATCGTATCGGCGCCGACTTCAACGCATGCTTTAATTTTATTTTTCTCGGAATCAAGACAATGGGTCAACGGAGAAGTTCCGATATTGGCATTTACTTTAACCCGTGCAGGCTGCCCGATCATAATGGGTTCGAGATTAGGGTGGTTCGGATTGCCGAGCATGACCATTGTTCCGGCATTGATGCCGGCTTCAAGCTCTTCAACGGATAAACCTTCATACGCAGAAAGGGCTTTCGCGTGTTTGTCAAAAAGAGTTTTCAACACTTTGTTTTTAGATAACATACTTACTTCCTTTTGACGCTATAAAAAAAGCGTCATGAAATTATGACGCAAGGGAGCTTTCCTACGGCAGAATAACCTGCGTCAGGTTCAAAGGGTCAGGAAAAATTTCCTATCTCAACCTTTCGGTCCCCCTAGCAACATTTTTTTTATATACCAGTTTGCTTTTGTTAGCAATAATTTTTATTTGATACGAGTTTCAAATCAAATTCCATGCTGCATGACTATTTTTATTTTTATAAAAGCATAAAAATACGTATGTTATTATTTGAAATTTAACTTATCATGCTTTTATAAAATCAAAAATAAATTTTATTCGCATATTAATTATAAAATATTGTATCAATATTCAATACAAATACTATTCATTCAATTTTTTATAAATAAAAATAAAAATCAAAAAAAAATAATGCAGTATAATTATATGCAAACATACAAGAAAAAGAGTAGGCAGAAAGTATGTATGAAAATTGATTTTGCAATAAAAACCACAAATTTTTCCTTTCAGCCATCCATGAACACAGACATCGTGAGGTTAAACGGAACGGCAGCCGCCCTGCGGACATGGTCAACACACCTTGCTCTTTCTGTGAACATATCTTTTTTCTGTCACAGCGCCGCAGTGAAATTTTCCTCATATCATCTCTTCTTTTCAGCTATATTTCTTTACGGCGAAACTTTGGCGCAGCGAAACTGTGACGCCCGCAACCCATTTGATATGAAATGAGAGCTGGCATTAATTCATACGGCGCCGCCCTCCTTTGATTTGACTGGCAACTCCAACGGAACATACCAAAATCAGGTTATACTCCCAAAAAAAGACGGGCCCGTATCTAAAAATTTCCGTTCCACCAGCTTAGCCGGTGTTTTTTTTTGAGCTAAAGCACACAAAAAAGGACACCCTTGCGGGTGTCCTCATATGTTTCGCGAAATCGCTCGCTATAAATCAAATTATGATTTATTTGAAGTTCTTTGCATCCAAGTGTTCGTACTTTGGCAAGAAACGAGTTGGAAGAGCAAGAGCGTCACGACGGAAAGGAGGAGCAAGTCTCCAGCCGTCTGTCATAATTTCGATAACAGCAGGACGACGGTTCTTTTGAGCTTCTTCAAGAGCGTTCTTGAGGTCTGCTTGGTTATTTACTTTATAACCGTCAGCACCCATTGCTTCACCGATCTTAGCATAAGAATTTGACCAAATATCGGAACCAACAAAACGGTTGTTGTAGAAGTCAATTTGGTTTTTCTTTTCAGCACACCATGCACCGTTGTTGTAAACAGTAGCGATAACAGGAAGGTTGTATTGAACAGCGGTTGGAACTTCGAACAAGCTCATACCCCAAGCACCGTCACCTGCGATTGAGAGAACGGTATCTTCTGGGCAAGCGAGTTGAGCACCCAAAGCTGCTTGATAAGCAAAACCAGTGTTACCGAAAGTAAGGGTAGCAATGTGGCGTTTTGGATTTTTGAAGCGGAGGTAGCTGTTAGCAGTAGAAGAAGTGTTACCGATATCGGTAGTAGCGATAGCGTTTTTGTCGTATACAAATTGACCGACAACTTCCAATGCTTTACGTGGGTGCATAAGGGTTTCACCGTCACGTGTACCAACAGGTTCGTTAGCGATATCGTTGATTTCGTTGTACCATTGTTCAAGTTCAGCTTTAACCATGTTGTAAACAGGTTGGAGTTCAGCATCGGTTTTAGCTTTAAGAGCAGCTTGGAGACGTTTGAAGAGTTCTTCGGAAGCGTCTTTAGCATCAGCGCAAAGACCAACTTCAACCGGGTGGGTTTTTGCGATGTGTTGTGGGTTGATGTCGATTTGAACGATTTTAGCTGATTTCGGGAAATAGTTAATATCGTATTGCGGGAGAGTACCGAAGTAAGACAAACGTGTACCGATAGCGAGGATAACGTCAGCTTTTTGGAGTATTCTCATAGCTGCTTTTGAACCCATGTAACCGATAGGACCGGTCCAGAATGGGTCGTCGCAAGGATATGCGTCGTTGTGGAGATAAGTAGTAGCAACAGGAGCACCCAAGAATTTAGCCATTTCTTGAACTGTTTTTACGCAGTCAGCATCAACAACACCGCGGCCTGCAACGATAACGAGGTTTTTAGCGTTTTTGATTACTTCAACAGCATGTGCAAATTGAGCCGGGTTGCCGATACCGCCAGGAGCGACGCGGTATTGGTGAGGTTTTAAAATTTCTTCTTCAAGTTCACCATAGAAGTAGTCACGAGGAATATCTACGAGAACTGGTCCGCGTTGCGCATAAGCGGTACGGAAAGCTGTACGCATGATGTCGCCGGCGCGTTTTGGATGAGGAACACGGATAGAAGCTTTAGTAATAGGTTTGAAGAGGTTCCATGTATCACATTCTTGGAAACCGTCCCAACCGATAGAAACAGAACCAGCACTTGGAGAAATGATAACCATTGGTGTATGAGCCATGTTAGCTGTAGCGACAGCGGTAACAAAGTTTGTGACACCAGGACCGTTTTGACCGATTACAACACCAGCTTTACCGGTAAGACGGCAGTATGCGTCTTCCATGTGGCCTGCGGTTTGTTCGTGACGAACAGAAATAAAGTCGATGCCTGCAGCTGGGAAGAGGTCGAGAAGGTCCATATAAGCAGAACCCATAATACCGCCAACGTGGGTTACACCTTCGTTAACAAGTACTTCAGCCATAGCTTCACTGGGGGTCATTTTAGGCATGATAATCCTCCGAGTAAATACTCTTAGTTAAATGTTAATTGAAAAAATTTCAATACCAATTCTTATTTTCATATCAAGAATGATATCATCCATAAAAAATCTAGTCGCATGACTAACTACTTTTTATATTGCATATAGTGTGCCGAATCTAAAAAGCACATATAAATCAGTTGTGAAAAAAATAGCAGTCACCTCCCAAACAACGAATAATGCATTTTTGAATTACCAACACCTCCTGTCAATCAAAAGCAATGCACTTTTGAATTACATCAATCGGTTCTCATATTTTTTCAATGAGATAAGACAAAAACATATATGCGAGTTCTTCATCCCTTTCCGGCTTGCACCCGCTGATGCCGATACCTCCGCATATTTCATCTCCAACAAAAACAGGAACGCCGCCGATAAGCCCTGTTGTTCCCGCTCCGCAAAAATCGGCGACAGACAAGCCTTCATGGATAAGCCGCTCATGAAAAGCCCTTGTCGTAACTTTCATCACAGCCGAGGTTCTCGCTTTGTTTACGGCTATATCATAAGATAACTGCGGCGCACCATGCATTTTCAACAAAAAGACGCACTCCCCCGAGGGAGAACAAACGGCAAGCGTCACGGGCGTATCGCGCGAAATTGCATGCGATTCGCAAAACCGCCGGGCAGCATCCAAGATATTCCTTTCATCCAAAACCTGCATACCGCCTCCTATAACAAGAATAAGGAAAGCTGCGGAATATAGGTAATAACCATAAGAACAGCCAACATCGCCAAAAGAAACGGTATTGACGCCTTTGCGATGGACTGTATCTTGGCATCAGCGATACCGCTGGCGACAAACAAGTTCACTCCGACAGGCGGCGTAATGAAACCGATTGCAAGGTTAACGACTATGATTACCCCGAAATGAATGGGGTTCATCCCGATCTGCAAAGCCAAAGGCAATAAAATCGGTGTCAAAATGACAATGGCGGCAAGGGCTTCCATGAACGTTCCTATCCACAGCAGCAAAATATTGATCAACAAAATGATGACAACGGGATTATTGGTGACATTTAAAATAACCTGCGCGATTTGCTGAGGAATTTGCTCCAATGTCATGACATTTCCGAAAATAGTCGCCATAGCCATCAGCATGATGATGACAGAAGACATATTGGCGCTTTCCACACAGGATTCATACAGTTTCCGCCAATTCAATTCCTTATAGACAAAAACGCCCACGATTAAACCGTATAACGCGGCAACTGCGGCGGCTTCCGTTGGAGTCATAAGCCCGCCGTAAATACCGCCCAAAACGATTACAGGAACAAGCACGGCCCATTTTGCATTCCAAAACGCTTTTGAAACCGAAGCGAACGTTCTTTTCCGGTTTTCACCTTTCCAATTATGTTTTCTGGAAATATAATACGTCACAATCATTAAGACGCCGCCGGTCAAAATTCCCGGAACAATGCCCGCTAAAAACAAGTCGCCAATGGAAGCCTGCGCCGTAACCCCGTAAACGACAAAGGGATTGCTCGGAGGTATCATAACCCCGATGGCGCCTGCGGCGGCGACAGTCGCAGCGGCAAACATCTTGTCATACCCCCGCGCGACCATTGCGGGCACGGTAATAGCCCCGATAGCGGCGACCGTTGCAGGACCCGAACCACTGATTGCGGCAAAAAACATGCAGGTGGCAATACTTGCAAGAGCCATTCCCCCCACAAGACCGCCCAGCAATTCATCGGCAAGATTGAGCAGTCTTTCGGACAGTCCCCCCGCTCCCATAAAAATCCCGGCTGCGATAAAAAACGGTATCGCCATAATGGGAAAACTGTCAATGGAAGTGAACGCTACCCCCGCGATATAATCAACAGGCAATGTTCCCGCCGCAATGACGGTCAGCAACGCGGACAAACCCAAACCGAAAGCGACCGGCACACCGAACATCAATAAAAGAATGAAATACCCGAAAAGCAAAAGTATCGCATTGGCATCTTCCGCAAAAAACGGAGGAACCGCAAATAAAACCGCAATAAAAGCCCCAATGCAGAAATCTTTGATTCCGGTACGTTTGAATTGTCCATACAACGATTCGCAAGTTCTTATCAGCATCAAGCCAAAGCCGAGCGGCAAAATCAAATAAGGAATGTAATACGGCAGGCGGAGAGCCGCCGTCACCTGCGGAAACTGCCTCTGCATATTGACAAATTCAATCCCCTTGTAAAAAATGGTGAACGTAAAAAACAAAAGCAGCAAATCAATAAATACCCAAAGCAAATTTTGAACACGTTCGGAAAATTTTACAAAAAGAGCGTCAACCCTGATATTGGCCCGCCTTTTTATTGCAAGGGGAATAGCCAGATACGTCGTCCAAATAAAAACATACCGTGCCGCTTCTTCCGTCCAAACGGCATACCCGACAATATTGCTCAAACGTTCACGCCAGGAAACAAATAAATCATTAACACCTGAAAAACCCAATGCTGAACCGAAGAAATCAAGAACGGTCCGCGAAGATAAAAACTCCATGGAAGAAGAAACAAAATATCTGAAAAACGTTTGATACGTGATAACAAAAATCATGAAAAGTATGCCGATGAAAAGAAAAGGCTTTTCCAAATTATCAGCAGCCTTTGTAAGCTTATTCATATAATTCTCCCAAAAAAGCCGCTGCCGGGGACAGCGGCTTTCATGAACACAAAAAAATCACTTTTGGGTGTCTTGCACCAACTGCACCAATTCGGTAGGCAATATAGGCAGGAATTTATCCCAAACAGGCTGTACCATTTTTCTTAGGTCGGCAAGCTGTTCATCCGTCAGATCGATGATTTGAATACCCGCGTCAATAAAACCTTGACGGGCTCTCGCTTCGTTTTCGGGGTATAAAACGGTTCTTTGATATTCCACAGCTCCGGCGGCGGCTTCGCGGATAAGCTCCTGCGCTTTCGGATCAAGGGAATCCCACCACTTCTTATTGGCCATCATCACCTGCATGCAGTAGTTATGTGCGGAAGTCATGGCATATTTTAACACTTCATGGTGTTTGGCGCCATAAAGATGCGGAAAC
This window encodes:
- a CDS encoding metallophosphoesterase, giving the protein MIFQFLVPISLAVCIVFAWGAYTLPFSSKGKCFFFALNVFGLAYIIPIGPFLDPARYLPYPLVLGLALLSAFAFFYFWIKIMQIGIAIVLFIISIWYKKTKSIRNAAFTSCKVNILLISICLITAPYSVYETTKVPRVKHVTLKYETLPEELENYTIALLTDTHTGLIFQEKWQENIVRKIMEAKPQLIVHTGDIGDVKPQDIKKHLAPLKNLSAPDGVYYVFGNHENYHTLAYWQNFFKENNLNVLENEAIQIHEYLSLTGASPRLRNFPADTAEPLKTIPTQGFKIFLDHYPASFRKTAPHIDLQLSGHTHGGTVFFLAPVVKKFNAGFVSGIYEQNKAKLYVSSGTGIWTYTAFRLFVPSEITLIHLTGKNNRGHENR
- a CDS encoding GNAT family N-acetyltransferase gives rise to the protein MEFVKIIDNDKTKYMDLLLIADEQADMIEKYLYRGEMFALRDDNEIKAVCIVTQEQSGIYEIKNIAVVPLYQRKGYGRKLISFIADYCKNGAELYVGTGDTPATLHFYEKCGFEKSHVVKNFFTDNYDHPIYENGQQLIDMIYLKRKL
- a CDS encoding pyridoxamine 5'-phosphate oxidase family protein, with product MRRKDKEITSEDEILRIIQNARICHVAFHDEKYPYIVPLCYGFDHQGNKKSLYFHVAKSGKKLDLIMKNPHVAFEIERDVSIYRGKSVCDYSMVFESVCGTGTMRIIDDENEKIYALQCVTKHNSFYDKNEKHTSAVDTELYNAYFDVEHVQGIVLLELIIESWTGKNSKPH
- the thiC gene encoding phosphomethylpyrimidine synthase ThiC yields the protein MLSKNKVLKTLFDKHAKALSAYEGLSVEELEAGINAGTMVMLGNPNHPNLEPIMIGQPARVKVNANIGTSPLTHCLDSEKNKIKACVEVGADTIMDLSISGDLDSIRRTMIASWHKPIGTVPMYAVGQQILDKDMPISSMDPEMLFKEVEKQAEQGVDYMTLHCGITRKGAQFGDDTDPKYGRVMGIVSRGGSMLARWMLDNDKENPLLVNYDRLLEICLKHNVTISLGDALRPGGGDDAGDAAQIEEAITLGQLVRRSREAGVQTMIEGPGHVRMHQIASNIQIIKQLTYNAPIYVLGPLTMDSAAGHDHIAGAIGGALGVQAGVDFLCYLTPAEHLALPNVDDVMAGVIASKIAAQAGELALGRKHAVERENAMNKARKALDWDGMTKAALDPQAVIARRAPHKDEEVCAMCGKFCAVKMLNDRRKH
- the xsc gene encoding sulfoacetaldehyde acetyltransferase, whose product is MPKMTPSEAMAEVLVNEGVTHVGGIMGSAYMDLLDLFPAAGIDFISVRHEQTAGHMEDAYCRLTGKAGVVIGQNGPGVTNFVTAVATANMAHTPMVIISPSAGSVSIGWDGFQECDTWNLFKPITKASIRVPHPKRAGDIMRTAFRTAYAQRGPVLVDIPRDYFYGELEEEILKPHQYRVAPGGIGNPAQFAHAVEVIKNAKNLVIVAGRGVVDADCVKTVQEMAKFLGAPVATTYLHNDAYPCDDPFWTGPIGYMGSKAAMRILQKADVILAIGTRLSYFGTLPQYDINYFPKSAKIVQIDINPQHIAKTHPVEVGLCADAKDASEELFKRLQAALKAKTDAELQPVYNMVKAELEQWYNEINDIANEPVGTRDGETLMHPRKALEVVGQFVYDKNAIATTDIGNTSSTANSYLRFKNPKRHIATLTFGNTGFAYQAALGAQLACPEDTVLSIAGDGAWGMSLFEVPTAVQYNLPVIATVYNNGAWCAEKKNQIDFYNNRFVGSDIWSNSYAKIGEAMGADGYKVNNQADLKNALEEAQKNRRPAVIEIMTDGWRLAPPFRRDALALPTRFLPKYEHLDAKNFK
- a CDS encoding GlcG/HbpS family heme-binding protein, with the protein product MQVLDERNILDAARRFCESHAISRDTPVTLAVCSPSGECVFLLKMHGAPQLSYDIAVNKARTSAVMKVTTRAFHERLIHEGLSVADFCGAGTTGLIGGVPVFVGDEICGGIGISGCKPERDEELAYMFLSYLIEKI
- a CDS encoding TRAP transporter large permease subunit, producing the protein MNKLTKAADNLEKPFLFIGILFMIFVITYQTFFRYFVSSSMEFLSSRTVLDFFGSALGFSGVNDLFVSWRERLSNIVGYAVWTEEAARYVFIWTTYLAIPLAIKRRANIRVDALFVKFSERVQNLLWVFIDLLLLFFTFTIFYKGIEFVNMQRQFPQVTAALRLPYYIPYLILPLGFGLMLIRTCESLYGQFKRTGIKDFCIGAFIAVLFAVPPFFAEDANAILLLFGYFILLLMFGVPVAFGLGLSALLTVIAAGTLPVDYIAGVAFTSIDSFPIMAIPFFIAAGIFMGAGGLSERLLNLADELLGGLVGGMALASIATCMFFAAISGSGPATVAAIGAITVPAMVARGYDKMFAAATVAAAGAIGVMIPPSNPFVVYGVTAQASIGDLFLAGIVPGILTGGVLMIVTYYISRKHNWKGENRKRTFASVSKAFWNAKWAVLVPVIVLGGIYGGLMTPTEAAAVAALYGLIVGVFVYKELNWRKLYESCVESANMSSVIIMLMAMATIFGNVMTLEQIPQQIAQVILNVTNNPVVIILLINILLLWIGTFMEALAAIVILTPILLPLALQIGMNPIHFGVIIVVNLAIGFITPPVGVNLFVASGIADAKIQSIAKASIPFLLAMLAVLMVITYIPQLSLFLL